From Eleftheria terrae, the proteins below share one genomic window:
- a CDS encoding FAD-dependent monooxygenase yields MATPMRIPVLIAGAGPTGLMLACQLARLGIDFRLVDSKTGPTQESRALGVQARSLELYQALGMADAAVAQGRQVAGANLYVGERRVQRLPIGDIGRGTTPFPYLLILEQSRNEALLHQALQASGGSVHWGCELVNFQQDADGVTAWLRPSGDRPPYPVRADWLVGCDGARSRVRDQLGLSFAGGTYEHLFYVADTQVDWDLPPGELTVCLSDATFAAFFPMPGERRYRVVGVLPSGADSEQGLRFEAIEAAVRAQMDVPVRFSDTRWFSAYRVHHRCVERFRDGRCFLAGDAAHVHSPVGAQGMNTGLQDAANLAWKLALVVQGRAGEALLDTYHDERWPIAQRLLKTTDTAFRWIVSPEAVARALRLRAAPVVLPRLLSRPAVQQRVFRAISQTGLHYRGSRLSATGPAGPARPGDRLPHADIEPPLAAQRQPVYAWLPPGRFHLLLLQHGSAGLQAQASAWQAELDRHWPGGCSVQAVSADHGGAALLERLGVGTRAAVLVRPDQYIAWTATDFDRPGLLAYLRERLGLRPPDVGNQ; encoded by the coding sequence ATGGCCACCCCGATGCGCATCCCCGTGTTGATCGCCGGCGCCGGTCCCACCGGACTGATGCTGGCCTGCCAGCTGGCCCGCCTGGGCATCGACTTCCGGCTGGTCGACAGCAAGACCGGCCCCACGCAGGAGTCGCGCGCGCTGGGCGTGCAGGCACGCAGCCTGGAGCTGTACCAGGCGCTCGGCATGGCCGACGCCGCCGTGGCCCAGGGGCGGCAGGTGGCCGGTGCCAACCTCTATGTCGGCGAGCGCCGCGTGCAGCGCCTGCCGATCGGCGACATCGGCCGCGGCACGACCCCCTTCCCCTACCTGCTGATCCTGGAGCAAAGCCGCAACGAAGCGCTGCTCCACCAGGCGCTGCAGGCCAGCGGCGGCTCGGTGCACTGGGGCTGCGAGCTGGTGAACTTCCAGCAGGACGCCGACGGCGTCACCGCCTGGCTGCGGCCTTCCGGCGACCGCCCGCCCTACCCGGTGCGGGCGGACTGGCTGGTGGGCTGCGACGGTGCCCGCAGCCGCGTGCGGGACCAGCTCGGCCTGTCCTTCGCCGGTGGCACCTACGAGCATCTGTTCTATGTCGCCGATACGCAGGTCGACTGGGACTTGCCGCCCGGCGAGCTGACCGTCTGCCTCTCCGACGCGACGTTCGCGGCCTTTTTCCCGATGCCGGGCGAGCGGCGCTACCGCGTGGTCGGCGTCCTGCCATCCGGCGCGGACAGCGAGCAGGGCTTGCGCTTCGAGGCCATCGAAGCCGCGGTGCGGGCGCAGATGGACGTGCCGGTGCGTTTCTCGGACACGCGCTGGTTCTCGGCCTACCGGGTGCACCACCGCTGCGTCGAGCGCTTCCGTGACGGCCGCTGTTTCCTGGCCGGCGACGCCGCCCATGTGCACAGCCCGGTGGGTGCCCAGGGCATGAACACCGGGCTGCAGGACGCCGCCAACCTGGCCTGGAAGCTCGCCCTGGTGGTCCAGGGCCGGGCCGGCGAAGCGCTGCTCGACACCTACCACGACGAGCGCTGGCCGATCGCCCAGCGCCTGCTGAAGACCACCGACACCGCCTTCCGCTGGATCGTCAGCCCCGAGGCGGTCGCCCGCGCGCTGCGCCTGCGGGCCGCGCCTGTTGTGCTACCGCGACTGTTGAGCCGGCCCGCAGTGCAACAGCGCGTGTTCCGCGCCATCTCGCAGACCGGCCTGCACTATCGCGGCAGCCGGCTGAGCGCCACGGGGCCGGCCGGCCCGGCCCGGCCGGGGGACCGGCTGCCCCACGCCGACATCGAGCCGCCGCTGGCAGCGCAGCGCCAGCCGGTCTACGCCTGGCTGCCGCCCGGGCGCTTCCACCTGCTGTTGCTGCAGCACGGCAGCGCTGGCCTGCAGGCGCAAGCCAGCGCATGGCAGGCCGAACTCGACCGGCACTGGCCCGGCGGCTGTTCGGTGCAGGCGGTGTCCGCGGACCACGGCGGCGCTGCGCTGCTGGAGCGCCTGGGCGTCGGCACGCGGGCCGCCGTGCTGGTGCGCCCAGACCAGTACATCGCCTGGACCGCCACCGATTTCGATCGGCCTGGCCTGCTCGCCTACCTGCGCGAGCGCCTCGGCCTGCGGCCGCCGGATGTCGGCAATCAGTAA
- a CDS encoding DMT family transporter produces MSDTFKGPLLCSLAMVLVGSTVAVSKIIGQEVEPFLATVLRHALALPVFGCLLWLRRQALPRIGARDAAVLLLQAAAGSVGYTVLLIQGVAWSSAADAAVVSGTLPAVAAAFSAVWLGERPGRRLLAALALATLGVMVVAASPADGQVPPTRLLGLATVLAAVACEAVFILGNKKLAQPLPPLLMSTLMSAGGLLMAAAPAAWLWLRSPQPVLPAAAGWLGIAYYAWVPTVGGFLLWYAGSQRTSGFRAALSTAWLPVAALLLSATLPGEAVRPWQWLGLACVLAAMWLAALDQRSPSRQPPACAPRSLAGRNATQE; encoded by the coding sequence ATGTCGGACACATTCAAGGGACCGCTGCTGTGCAGCCTGGCCATGGTGCTGGTGGGCAGCACGGTGGCGGTCAGCAAGATCATCGGGCAGGAGGTCGAGCCCTTCCTGGCCACCGTGCTGCGCCATGCGCTGGCCTTGCCGGTGTTCGGCTGCCTGCTGTGGCTCCGCCGCCAGGCGCTGCCGCGCATCGGCGCCCGCGATGCCGCGGTGCTCCTGCTGCAGGCGGCGGCGGGCAGCGTCGGCTACACCGTGCTGCTGATCCAGGGCGTGGCCTGGTCCAGCGCGGCCGATGCTGCAGTCGTCTCGGGCACCTTGCCGGCGGTGGCCGCCGCCTTCTCGGCCGTGTGGCTGGGCGAGCGGCCGGGCCGCCGGCTGCTGGCCGCGCTGGCCCTGGCGACGCTGGGCGTGATGGTGGTGGCCGCCTCGCCCGCCGACGGCCAGGTGCCGCCGACCCGGCTGCTGGGCCTGGCCACCGTGCTGGCCGCGGTGGCCTGCGAAGCCGTCTTCATCCTCGGCAACAAGAAGCTGGCGCAACCGCTGCCGCCGCTGCTGATGTCCACCCTGATGTCGGCCGGCGGCCTGCTGATGGCCGCCGCACCGGCCGCCTGGCTCTGGCTGCGCTCGCCGCAGCCGGTGCTGCCGGCTGCGGCCGGCTGGCTGGGCATCGCCTACTACGCCTGGGTGCCCACCGTGGGCGGCTTCCTGCTCTGGTATGCCGGCAGCCAGCGCACCAGCGGCTTTCGCGCCGCCTTGTCCACCGCCTGGTTGCCGGTGGCGGCCTTGCTGCTGTCGGCCACCCTGCCGGGCGAAGCCGTGCGCCCCTGGCAATGGCTGGGGCTGGCATGCGTGCTGGCGGCCATGTGGCTGGCCGCGCTGGACCAGCGCAGCCCGTCGCGCCAGCCGCCGGCCTGCGCACCGCGCTCGCTGGCCGGCCGCAATGCGACGCAGGAGTGA
- a CDS encoding MFS transporter, which translates to MIFPILLLSAAGFTVLTTEFIIVGLLPPMARELGVSVSQAGLLVTLFAFTVAGGGPFLTAYFSRFDRKRLFIATLLLFSAANLLAALAPNIATMAVARLVPALALPVFWSLASETAADLMGPEQAGRGISILTFGIICATIFGIPIGTLIGDAFGWRAAFGALSALALAKAAMLSAFLPARAAPAKAPPLRGQFALLRDRVLVGQVLWSMLIFTGMFTGYTYLADLLERVAGFDGSWVGWTLMAFGGVGLLGNALAGRRVDRDPLGTTLLFSVSTAAGMALVAALVTSRAGLAASLTLWGLSQAALFLVCHVRVMKAAPSAPAFAASLNISGANLGIGIGAIVGGGVIDRWGVAHVGEVGAAVLFASTLLGGWLVAASRPRPVPAGACAGSCPGR; encoded by the coding sequence ATGATCTTTCCCATCCTGTTGTTGTCGGCCGCCGGCTTCACGGTGCTGACGACCGAGTTCATCATCGTCGGCCTGCTGCCACCGATGGCGCGCGAGCTCGGCGTGAGCGTGTCGCAGGCCGGCCTGCTGGTGACGCTGTTTGCCTTCACGGTGGCCGGCGGCGGGCCGTTCCTGACCGCCTATTTCTCGCGCTTCGACCGCAAGCGCCTGTTCATCGCGACGCTGCTGCTGTTCAGTGCCGCCAACCTGCTCGCGGCGCTGGCGCCCAACATCGCCACCATGGCGGTGGCGCGGCTGGTGCCGGCGCTCGCGCTGCCGGTGTTCTGGTCGCTGGCCAGCGAGACGGCGGCCGACCTGATGGGCCCGGAGCAGGCCGGCCGCGGCATCTCCATCCTGACCTTCGGCATCATCTGCGCGACCATCTTCGGCATTCCGATCGGCACGCTGATCGGCGATGCCTTCGGCTGGCGGGCGGCCTTCGGCGCGCTGTCGGCGCTGGCCCTGGCGAAGGCGGCGATGCTGTCCGCCTTCCTGCCGGCTCGCGCGGCACCGGCGAAGGCGCCGCCGCTGCGCGGCCAGTTCGCGCTGCTGCGCGACCGGGTGCTGGTGGGCCAGGTGCTGTGGTCGATGCTGATCTTCACCGGCATGTTCACCGGCTACACCTACCTGGCCGACCTGCTCGAGCGGGTGGCGGGGTTCGACGGCAGCTGGGTGGGCTGGACCTTGATGGCCTTTGGCGGCGTCGGCCTGCTCGGCAATGCGCTGGCCGGCCGCCGGGTGGATCGCGACCCGCTGGGCACCACGCTGCTGTTCAGCGTCAGCACCGCGGCCGGCATGGCCCTGGTGGCCGCGCTGGTCACCTCGCGGGCCGGGTTGGCGGCTTCGCTCACGCTGTGGGGGCTGTCGCAGGCGGCGCTTTTCCTGGTCTGCCATGTGCGGGTGATGAAGGCGGCACCGTCGGCGCCGGCGTTTGCCGCCTCGCTCAACATCTCGGGCGCCAACCTCGGCATTGGCATCGGTGCGATCGTGGGCGGGGGCGTGATCGACCGCTGGGGCGTGGCCCATGTGGGCGAGGTCGGCGCGGCCGTCCTGTTCGCTTCGACGCTGCTCGGCGGCTGGCTGGTGGCGGCCAGCCGGCCGCGCCCGGTGCCGGCCGGCGCCTGTGCCGGCAGCTGCCCGGGGCGCTGA
- a CDS encoding helix-turn-helix domain-containing protein, whose translation MSRLMGERKLKIADVARETGLNRNTVTLLYHETAARVELDAIDRLCKFFDVPVGELLERIPD comes from the coding sequence TTGTCGCGCTTGATGGGCGAGCGCAAGCTGAAGATCGCCGATGTGGCGCGCGAGACCGGGCTGAATCGCAATACCGTGACCTTGCTCTATCACGAGACTGCGGCGCGGGTAGAGCTGGATGCCATCGATCGGCTGTGCAAGTTCTTTGACGTGCCCGTTGGCGAACTGCTTGAACGCATCCCAGACTGA
- a CDS encoding alpha/beta fold hydrolase has protein sequence MHHFTATDGIRIAYQLFGSDRSRPPVVLHHGYIVDARLNWVGPGIVAALVAAGRWVVAPDARGHGASEKPHAPACYGEARMADDLRELFDRLGEDRYDLAGYSMGAVVALLVAGRDARVRRLVVGGVGGALAEPRAASVRSMAGAAVAAGMLAAEPRLIGNPGVAAFRRLADQVGADRQAMAAQARATHAGPIELARIRVPTLVLAGEHDPLALQPERLAAAIPGARLAMVQGDHMGALQDRRFASALVDFLAEA, from the coding sequence ATGCACCACTTCACCGCCACGGATGGCATCCGCATCGCCTACCAGCTGTTCGGCAGCGACCGCAGTCGCCCGCCGGTGGTGCTGCACCACGGCTACATCGTGGATGCCCGGCTGAACTGGGTGGGCCCGGGCATCGTGGCGGCGCTGGTGGCGGCCGGGCGCTGGGTGGTGGCGCCCGATGCACGGGGCCACGGCGCGTCCGAAAAACCGCATGCGCCGGCCTGCTACGGCGAGGCGCGCATGGCCGACGACCTGCGCGAGTTGTTTGACCGGCTCGGCGAGGATCGCTACGACCTGGCCGGCTACTCGATGGGCGCGGTGGTCGCGCTGCTGGTGGCCGGCCGCGACGCACGGGTGCGGCGGCTGGTGGTGGGCGGTGTCGGCGGCGCGCTGGCCGAGCCGCGGGCCGCGTCGGTGCGGTCGATGGCCGGTGCCGCCGTGGCCGCCGGCATGCTGGCCGCAGAGCCGCGCCTCATCGGCAACCCGGGCGTGGCCGCCTTCCGCCGGCTGGCCGACCAGGTGGGCGCCGACCGCCAGGCGATGGCGGCACAGGCCCGCGCCACCCATGCCGGGCCGATCGAGCTGGCCCGCATCCGGGTGCCCACGCTGGTGCTGGCGGGCGAGCACGACCCGCTGGCCCTGCAGCCCGAGCGCCTGGCGGCGGCCATCCCCGGCGCGCGGCTCGCCATGGTGCAGGGCGACCATATGGGCGCGCTGCAGGACCGCCGGTTCGCCTCCGCCTTGGTGGACTTCCTGGCCGAAGCCTAA
- the pcaH gene encoding protocatechuate 3,4-dioxygenase subunit beta: protein MSEPACPPLGPRDWSSHPAYLQPEYKSTVLRAPSQPLLPVPQRLRQLRAPVYGHDTVGPLDHDLTRNAVRNGAPLGERIVVTGRVLDEAGRPVRGALVEVWQANAAGRYVHKADQHDAPLDPNFLGAGRCLSDAEGRYRFVTVTPGAYPWGNHANAWRPRHIHFSLFGEHFGSRLVTQMYFPGDPLLALDPIFQATPAQARERLVSRFSLAATEPGLALGYEFDIVLRGPRETPMEVRA, encoded by the coding sequence ATGAGCGAGCCTGCCTGCCCGCCCCTGGGCCCGCGCGACTGGAGCAGCCACCCGGCCTATCTCCAGCCCGAGTACAAGTCCACCGTGCTGCGCGCACCCAGCCAGCCCCTGCTGCCGGTGCCGCAGCGCTTGCGCCAGCTGCGCGCGCCGGTCTACGGACACGACACGGTCGGGCCGCTCGACCACGACCTGACCCGCAACGCGGTGCGCAACGGCGCCCCGCTGGGCGAACGCATCGTCGTCACCGGCCGGGTGCTCGACGAGGCGGGGCGGCCGGTGCGCGGTGCCCTGGTCGAGGTGTGGCAGGCCAATGCCGCCGGCCGCTATGTGCACAAGGCCGACCAGCACGATGCACCGCTGGACCCCAATTTCCTCGGCGCCGGCCGCTGCCTGAGCGACGCCGAGGGGCGCTACCGCTTCGTCACCGTGACGCCCGGCGCCTACCCCTGGGGCAACCATGCCAACGCCTGGCGGCCACGGCACATCCACTTTTCCTTGTTCGGCGAGCATTTCGGCAGCCGGCTGGTGACGCAGATGTACTTTCCCGGCGACCCGTTGCTGGCACTGGACCCCATCTTCCAGGCCACTCCCGCGCAGGCGCGCGAGCGGCTGGTCTCGCGCTTCAGCCTGGCGGCGACCGAGCCGGGGCTGGCGCTGGGCTATGAATTCGACATCGTGCTGCGCGGCCCGCGCGAGACGCCGATGGAGGTTCGCGCATGA
- a CDS encoding metalloregulator ArsR/SmtB family transcription factor — protein MNEIFKALSHPVRREIVGLLRDGPMASGDIAALFDMSWPTITGHLHVLKEAGLVEVERQGVSMRYRLNISAAAEAVGFLMDLLGTGHRGGQARRKGDLAP, from the coding sequence ATGAACGAGATCTTCAAAGCCCTTTCCCACCCGGTGCGACGCGAGATCGTCGGGCTGCTGCGCGACGGGCCGATGGCGTCCGGCGACATCGCCGCGCTGTTCGACATGAGCTGGCCCACCATCACCGGCCACCTGCATGTGCTGAAGGAAGCCGGCCTGGTGGAGGTCGAGCGCCAGGGCGTCTCGATGCGCTACCGGCTCAACATCTCGGCCGCCGCGGAAGCGGTCGGCTTTCTGATGGACCTGCTGGGCACCGGCCACCGCGGCGGCCAGGCGCGCCGCAAGGGGGACCTGGCCCCATGA
- a CDS encoding SdpI family protein: MAAWLMAAVQAGLAAHVALHGPDGPLPMHFDARGEVDRWGDRYEAVAVLLGLSVLTLALQCFMRHTLLGAGAADRGAALPQAVGRCVLLVALAGATLLATALGLGRLQPGPAPVSMMHWALALGWVPTAGLGVVIGQARPQGRVGLHVHWTRHSRPAWEQAHRVLGQVCFLGGLAGVLLTPLLDPATGFALLPGLHLAGLAASLYEGWRAWRRDPQRSG; the protein is encoded by the coding sequence ATGGCCGCCTGGCTGATGGCCGCCGTGCAGGCCGGCCTGGCCGCCCATGTGGCGCTGCACGGCCCCGACGGGCCGCTGCCGATGCACTTCGACGCCCGCGGCGAGGTGGACCGCTGGGGCGACCGGTACGAGGCAGTGGCCGTGCTGCTGGGCCTGTCGGTGCTCACGCTGGCGCTGCAGTGCTTCATGCGGCACACGCTGCTCGGCGCCGGTGCGGCCGACCGGGGCGCCGCGCTGCCGCAGGCGGTGGGGCGGTGCGTCCTGCTGGTGGCACTGGCGGGCGCCACGCTGCTGGCGACGGCGCTCGGCCTGGGCCGCTTGCAGCCCGGGCCGGCCCCGGTCTCGATGATGCACTGGGCGCTGGCACTGGGCTGGGTGCCGACGGCCGGCCTGGGCGTGGTCATCGGCCAGGCCCGGCCGCAGGGGCGGGTGGGCCTGCATGTGCACTGGACCCGCCACAGCCGGCCGGCCTGGGAGCAGGCGCACCGGGTGCTGGGCCAGGTCTGCTTCCTGGGCGGCCTGGCCGGCGTGCTGCTGACGCCGCTGCTCGACCCGGCCACCGGCTTTGCGCTGCTGCCGGGCCTCCACCTGGCCGGCCTGGCGGCCTCGCTGTACGAAGGCTGGCGCGCCTGGCGCCGCGACCCGCAACGCAGCGGCTGA
- a CDS encoding choice-of-anchor L family PEP-CTERM protein, protein MKHSLVMCLTALAAGAAQAQLAITETDNRELLLGTLLGASSGLSVVAGSVSGVGLPTQSGLYSGFSFTGDGTDLHPDLSINDGIVLSSGAARVPEHNTLEHYGVWAGTGNNERVDAILGQPNVTWDTNSLKFDFTVAAGTTSVSTDFIFASDEFAPYSYYTPGQVGTDGFAFLVDGVNYARFPAPHGPIFNYQNVPDWLVSHNQPELYGIEWDGIVPRLTVTGLLDPNRSVHTLELVLYDYNDPSYDSAVYLSGLQAGQSLVGGIPAPVPEPQTWALLAAGLGIVAALKRRR, encoded by the coding sequence ATGAAGCATTCCCTTGTGATGTGCTTGACCGCACTGGCCGCCGGCGCTGCGCAGGCCCAGCTGGCGATCACGGAGACCGACAACCGCGAACTGCTGCTGGGCACCCTGCTGGGGGCCTCCAGCGGCCTGTCGGTGGTGGCCGGCTCGGTCAGCGGCGTCGGCCTGCCGACACAGTCGGGCCTGTACTCCGGCTTTTCCTTCACCGGCGACGGCACCGACCTGCACCCGGACCTGTCGATCAACGACGGCATCGTGCTGAGCAGCGGCGCGGCCCGGGTGCCCGAGCACAACACACTGGAGCACTATGGCGTCTGGGCGGGCACCGGCAACAACGAGCGGGTCGATGCCATCCTCGGCCAGCCCAATGTCACCTGGGACACCAACTCGCTGAAGTTCGACTTCACCGTGGCGGCCGGCACCACCTCGGTGTCCACCGACTTCATCTTCGCCTCGGACGAATTCGCGCCCTACTCTTACTACACCCCCGGCCAGGTCGGCACCGACGGCTTCGCCTTCCTGGTCGACGGCGTGAACTACGCGCGCTTCCCGGCACCGCACGGGCCGATCTTCAACTACCAGAACGTGCCGGACTGGCTGGTCTCGCACAACCAGCCGGAGCTCTACGGCATCGAGTGGGACGGCATCGTGCCCCGGCTCACCGTCACCGGCCTGCTCGACCCGAACCGCAGCGTGCACACGCTGGAGCTCGTGCTCTATGACTACAACGACCCCAGCTACGACAGCGCCGTCTACCTCTCCGGCCTGCAGGCCGGGCAGTCGCTGGTCGGCGGCATTCCGGCGCCGGTGCCCGAGCCGCAGACCTGGGCCCTGCTGGCCGCCGGCCTGGGCATCGTCGCGGCCCTCAAGCGCCGCCGCTGA
- a CDS encoding MarR family winged helix-turn-helix transcriptional regulator, with product MPHPDHDDEPAAAPGLDPSSLRHVLCHHLAQADVPAKKAFFRHIGHPLQLRPVEFSLLMLIGHNDNVTQKRLSQALSVSAPNITIVIDRLVERDLVSRTRSESDRRAQHIRLTRKGSSLARKAHELSLEVERELLGGLSEAERGMLLELLEKVARPRMR from the coding sequence ATGCCGCATCCGGACCACGACGACGAGCCTGCCGCTGCGCCCGGGCTCGACCCTTCCAGCCTGAGACACGTGCTGTGCCACCACCTGGCACAGGCCGACGTGCCGGCCAAGAAGGCCTTCTTCCGGCACATCGGCCACCCGCTGCAGCTGCGCCCGGTGGAGTTCAGCCTGCTGATGCTGATCGGCCACAACGACAACGTGACACAGAAGCGGCTGTCGCAGGCGCTGTCGGTGTCCGCGCCCAACATCACCATCGTGATCGACCGGCTGGTCGAGCGGGACCTGGTCTCCCGCACCCGCAGCGAGTCCGACCGCCGGGCCCAGCACATCCGGCTCACCCGCAAGGGCAGCAGCCTGGCCCGCAAGGCGCACGAGCTGTCGCTGGAGGTCGAGCGCGAATTGCTGGGCGGCCTGAGCGAGGCCGAGCGCGGCATGCTGCTGGAGCTGCTGGAGAAGGTGGCCCGCCCGCGCATGCGTTGA
- a CDS encoding PEPxxWA-CTERM sorting domain-containing protein, whose product MHKTFTPRRDALTRALAAFALAGGSLLAAPAHATATATATAGPLQFEVVDLRPDDGQAAGYRVDRGAWRPQGSGPNVSGSHGIVESWEPSGDIDHKYVSDKDDAFQAKVSATQNNSGHVGEASGGEAGLKATTSSSRAGSSMASTGTWIGYFPGETPDGYYGLELAPHTQLTLSFDATVRISDNGLYQGDDEYATALINFTFDPVEQSDQRGLHSQRLEVSSGRTGLAETQQKQQRMTLTIFNDSDTFLHGAVDIDLLTLARIGPAPVPEPGTWALMLGGLGLLAAARRRRR is encoded by the coding sequence ATGCACAAGACATTCACGCCCCGGCGCGACGCCCTGACGCGCGCCCTGGCGGCCTTTGCGCTGGCCGGCGGCAGCCTGCTTGCCGCACCGGCGCATGCCACGGCCACCGCGACCGCCACCGCCGGCCCGCTGCAGTTCGAGGTGGTGGACCTGCGGCCCGACGACGGGCAGGCGGCCGGCTACCGGGTCGACCGCGGCGCCTGGCGGCCGCAGGGCTCGGGCCCCAACGTCTCCGGCTCGCACGGCATCGTCGAATCCTGGGAGCCCAGCGGCGACATCGACCACAAGTACGTCAGCGACAAGGACGACGCCTTCCAGGCCAAGGTCTCCGCCACCCAGAACAACAGCGGCCATGTCGGCGAGGCCAGCGGCGGTGAGGCCGGTCTGAAGGCCACCACCTCGTCCAGCCGGGCCGGGTCGTCCATGGCGTCCACCGGCACCTGGATCGGCTACTTCCCGGGCGAGACGCCTGACGGCTACTACGGCCTGGAGCTGGCGCCCCACACCCAGCTGACGCTGTCCTTCGACGCCACCGTGCGCATCTCCGACAACGGCCTCTACCAGGGCGACGACGAATACGCGACCGCCCTGATCAACTTCACCTTCGACCCGGTGGAGCAGTCCGACCAGCGCGGCCTGCACTCGCAGCGGCTGGAGGTGTCCTCGGGCCGCACCGGGCTGGCCGAGACGCAGCAGAAGCAGCAGCGCATGACGCTGACCATCTTCAACGACAGCGACACCTTCCTGCACGGCGCGGTCGACATCGACCTGCTCACGCTGGCCCGCATCGGCCCGGCACCGGTGCCCGAGCCTGGCACCTGGGCCCTGATGCTGGGCGGCCTGGGCCTGCTGGCCGCTGCCCGGCGCCGGCGTCGCTGA
- the pcaG gene encoding protocatechuate 3,4-dioxygenase subunit alpha gives MTACPSARLLPQTPSQTVGPYFAYGLTPQQYGYEHRSAYTPELAAPHAAGLHLRIEGRVLDGAGRPIDDALVEIAQLDALGREITSAAQAEALGFRGFGRCGTGTDAQGRYHFRTVKPGAAGPGEAPCIEVIVLMRGLLSHVHTRLYFDDEVQANAEDRVLQSVPPQRRATLLARHEPGPAGPVYRFDIHMQGPGETVFFDL, from the coding sequence ATGACCGCCTGCCCCTCCGCGCGCCTGCTGCCGCAAACCCCGTCGCAAACCGTCGGGCCCTACTTCGCCTATGGCCTGACGCCCCAGCAATACGGCTATGAGCACCGCAGCGCCTACACCCCCGAGCTGGCGGCACCGCATGCGGCGGGCTTGCACCTGAGGATCGAGGGCCGGGTGCTCGACGGCGCGGGCCGGCCGATCGACGACGCGCTGGTGGAGATCGCCCAGCTCGATGCCCTGGGCCGGGAGATCACCAGTGCAGCGCAGGCCGAGGCGCTTGGATTCCGCGGCTTCGGCCGCTGCGGCACCGGCACCGATGCTCAGGGCCGCTACCACTTCCGCACCGTGAAGCCGGGGGCCGCCGGCCCGGGCGAGGCGCCCTGCATCGAGGTCATCGTGCTGATGCGGGGGCTGCTGTCGCACGTGCACACCCGCCTGTATTTCGACGACGAGGTGCAGGCCAATGCCGAGGACCGGGTGCTGCAGAGCGTGCCGCCGCAGCGCCGCGCCACCCTGCTGGCCCGGCACGAGCCGGGGCCGGCCGGGCCGGTCTATCGTTTCGACATCCACATGCAGGGCCCGGGGGAGACGGTGTTCTTCGACCTCTGA